One genomic segment of Rubripirellula tenax includes these proteins:
- a CDS encoding outer membrane protein assembly factor BamB family protein — protein MGRSSPIPTAGDDVLIRLIAFLGLMILCSDVTADENWTRFRGGDATGVVADTPGLPSSWNKTENVAWVADVPGQGWGSPVVVGDRVFVTSVVADEANIAPSAGLYLGEGVRDPAKGIHHWMVFCFDLKSGDKLWEHESFTGRPVVPRHPKSSYAAETPATDGERLFVLFGDLGLFCYSIDGKLLWKQMIEPKKTNMDYGAAASPVVHGDQVFVVYDNKEDSWIASFDTQTGQQKWRTPRDEVMSWATPFVWENDLRTEIVVPGQRVNRGYSLDGNELWRFDGDMSVLVIPSPFAAHGLCYLASGYVGDAHRPTFAIRPGATGNIAPDGDFKNSEFIAWYQPQCSPYNTSQIVYGDYLYTVYDQGFMTCNHALTGEDVYGKRRFSPKGSFTASPWAHDGKVYCLSEDGLTYVIKAGPEFEILQTNPLQELCIATPSVAGGNLLIRTLTKVYCITEKN, from the coding sequence ATGGGTCGTTCCTCTCCGATCCCAACCGCTGGAGACGACGTTTTGATTCGCTTGATTGCCTTCCTTGGCCTGATGATCCTTTGTAGCGACGTGACGGCAGACGAAAATTGGACTCGGTTTCGCGGCGGCGATGCGACGGGCGTGGTGGCTGATACCCCAGGCTTACCGTCGAGTTGGAACAAGACCGAAAACGTGGCCTGGGTTGCGGATGTGCCGGGACAAGGTTGGGGCAGCCCCGTCGTCGTGGGCGACCGTGTGTTTGTCACTTCCGTGGTCGCCGATGAAGCAAACATCGCACCGAGTGCGGGCCTGTATCTCGGCGAGGGCGTGCGTGATCCTGCCAAGGGCATTCACCACTGGATGGTGTTTTGCTTTGACTTAAAGTCAGGTGACAAATTGTGGGAACACGAATCGTTCACCGGACGGCCCGTCGTGCCGCGTCACCCCAAGAGTTCCTACGCGGCCGAAACACCGGCAACGGACGGCGAGCGACTGTTCGTGTTGTTCGGCGATCTAGGGTTGTTCTGCTATTCGATCGATGGCAAGTTGCTTTGGAAACAAATGATCGAGCCGAAGAAGACCAACATGGATTACGGCGCGGCGGCTTCGCCCGTGGTTCATGGCGATCAAGTGTTTGTCGTCTACGACAACAAAGAAGATTCATGGATCGCATCGTTCGACACGCAAACGGGTCAACAGAAATGGCGAACCCCGCGCGACGAAGTGATGTCTTGGGCGACTCCGTTCGTTTGGGAAAATGACCTTCGCACTGAAATCGTTGTGCCGGGTCAACGCGTCAACCGGGGTTACTCGCTTGACGGGAATGAGTTGTGGCGGTTCGACGGTGACATGTCGGTCTTGGTGATTCCGTCGCCGTTTGCGGCACACGGGTTGTGCTACCTGGCGTCAGGCTACGTTGGCGACGCCCATCGTCCGACGTTCGCGATTCGCCCCGGCGCAACCGGCAACATCGCACCCGACGGTGACTTCAAGAACAGCGAATTCATCGCCTGGTATCAGCCTCAATGCTCGCCATACAACACGTCGCAAATTGTCTACGGCGATTACCTGTACACGGTCTACGACCAAGGCTTCATGACGTGCAACCATGCGTTGACCGGTGAAGACGTTTACGGAAAGCGTCGTTTCTCGCCGAAAGGATCGTTCACCGCATCACCATGGGCCCATGACGGAAAAGTGTATTGCCTGAGCGAGGATGGTTTGACTTACGTGATCAAGGCTGGACCCGAGTTCGAGATTCTGCAAACCAACCCGT